The genomic stretch CCGAGCCCCGCAAGCCCGAGGAGGTCGAGGGCTGGGACACCATCCAGACCACGTCCACGACCCTGTAGAAGGACCCCGCTGCCCCCCACCACTCGCAGGCTCGCGGCGGGGCCCTGCAGCGGGGCCGCCGTCCAGCTGTAACCGAGTACCGAGAGGCACGCCCGGATGAACATCACCATCCCCGCAGAGCTCCTGCCCGCCGACGGCCGCTTCGGGTGCGGTCCGTCCAAGGTGCGGCCGGAGGCCCTGCGGGCCCTGGCCGGTGACGGTGCCGCGATCATGGGCACCTCCCACCGCCAGGCGCCGGTCAAGAACCTCGTGCGGCAGATCCGCGAAGGGCTCACCCAGCTCTTCGACCTGCCCGCCGGCTACGAGGTCGTCCTCGGCAACGGGGGACGACGGCATTCTGGGACGCCGCCACGATCGGCCTCATCCGCTCGCGGAGCGCCCATGGCACCTACGGCGAGTTCTCCGCGAAGTTCGCCTCCGCGGTGGCCGAGGCCCCCTTCCTCGACGACCCGGTGATCGCCAAGGCGGAGCCCGGCTCGCTGGCGATCCCGGCTGGCCAGCCCGGGGTCGACGCCTACGCATGGGCGCACAACGAGACCTCCACCGGAGTCATGGCGCCGATCACCCGGCCCAGTGGTGACGACGACGCGCTCGTCCTCATCGACGCCACCAGCGGCGCCGGCGGCCTGCCCGTCGACATCGCGCAGACCGACGTCTACTACTTCGCCCCGCAGAAGAGCTTCGCCGCCGACGGCGGGCTCTGGATCGCGGTCATGTCCGGCGACGCCCTCGCCCGGGTCGCCGAGATCAAGGCGTCGGGTCGCTGGATCCCCGGATTCCTGGACCTGTCGATCGCCGTCGACAACTCCAGCAAGGACCAGACCTACAACACCCCGGCCGTGGCCACGCTGTTCCTCCTGGCCGACCAGATCCAGTGGCTGCTCGGCCTCGGCGGCCTGTCCGGTGCGGTCGCCCGCAGCACCGAGTCGTCGAACCGGCTCTACGGCTGGGCGGAGAGATCGGAGTACGCGACGCCGTTCGTCGCCGACCCCGCCCATCGCTCGCTGGTGGTCGGCACCATCGACTTCGCCGACACTGTGGACGCCGCGGCGCTGGCCAAGACGCTCCGGGCCAACGGCGTCGTGGACGTCGAGCCGTACCGCAAGCTGGGTCGCAACCAGCTGCGGGTGGGCATGTTCCCGGCGGTCGACCCCGATGACGTGTCGGCCCTG from Blastococcus sp. PRF04-17 encodes the following:
- the serC gene encoding phosphoserine transaminase gives rise to the protein MRSRSAHGTYGEFSAKFASAVAEAPFLDDPVIAKAEPGSLAIPAGQPGVDAYAWAHNETSTGVMAPITRPSGDDDALVLIDATSGAGGLPVDIAQTDVYYFAPQKSFAADGGLWIAVMSGDALARVAEIKASGRWIPGFLDLSIAVDNSSKDQTYNTPAVATLFLLADQIQWLLGLGGLSGAVARSTESSNRLYGWAERSEYATPFVADPAHRSLVVGTIDFADTVDAAALAKTLRANGVVDVEPYRKLGRNQLRVGMFPAVDPDDVSALTACIDHVVERL